In Glycine max cultivar Williams 82 chromosome 4, Glycine_max_v4.0, whole genome shotgun sequence, the genomic stretch CTACGTAGATATAGCGGTTATATTACTAATCTGAGGCATGAATTttccaaaaagaagaagaaagaaaaactacCAAAAGAAGCAAAGCAAATCTTACTTTCATGGTGGAATGTTCACTTTAAATGGCCATACCCAACGGTAAACATCTTTTCTTCCAAGAATCgtgttacaaaattaatttggtgTGAAATTATATTTAGTCCATGATCTTGCCTTGGCTTGATTTAGAAATTAGAATGAGACATTAAATTAGAACAAAGAGGAGCCTTAATAACTAGCAACACAACTCTTTAGCATATTCATCCAAATTACACACTCTATAgctttaaaaattacaaaataaaaaaaattaattacataacaAGTGAGAtttgtgaaaattttattattttcagtcGGTCAAAAGTAGAGACTATGTTTAAAAGAGTATATTaaagaatatattattaattagtatttcTCGTATATATACAAAGAGCTTATGAAATtagtttataacatttataatatttttaggttATTTCAAAAGGCTTTTCGATGAAATTTATCttcaaaataaattcttttttacttactCTAAATAAGTTTCATGATTAAATTTACAGTATAAACTCTTAAgcaataaaaacttattttttttatcaagtctTTAATTAAAGTTGTTCATTCAATCAATTGAATTAACCAAGGCTGGCTGGGGCATGTTTTGACCTATAACTATGCTCTCATTGGCCCAGGATGCGGATAAGGTTGCCTTAGCTGAATGGACTGGTTTAGACCAAAAGCAAGTAAATAATTGGTTTATAAACCAAAGGAAGCGCCATTGGAAACCAACAGAGGAAATGCACGCTGAAATTTTGGATGGTCTCTATGGATCCCTGGACGAGTGAGAATGACAAGGGTGTGGGAGCTCCTCcttcattaatttttctttgtgcAACATAAAATTAGTGATGATTGATCACAATAAGTTAAGAGTTTTATGCTCATGAACCACTTCTGCTTTATTTTGCTTTATGAATATTGTCATGTGGATTATATTGCAGGATACTTGTAAATAAagagtatataaaaataaattaaaagcatTGAAGGAAAGATCAATTGAATCCATAAAAgttatttatagaagaaaaatggAACATATCAACTTTAggcataaatatgttttttatcatatatatatatatatatataattcgtATTTGCTCTCTgatatttgaaaaattttattttagatctcTGTTGTCGATTAAGTGATGACGTgtatgttaaatatttgataatgtaATTTGTGACGGCTCAAAAAATCATccgtatttattttaaaatcaaatttaaaataaatttctttttcttgcatCGATCTCACCCTTCTTTTTTGCCTCTCTCTCCATTGTCTCCTCCACTCCTcaaccaaatttaaaataaatatgtctcCTCCACTCCCTttccatcatcttcttctactgATTCTACGTCTTCTCATGAACTAACTCCCTCTCAATCCCTTACCTAATCCCTTCAATTTTcccattttttcaattaatcagATTTGCAAAATCCTAATTTCTCTAACCCTAACAAaacccccaaaattcaaagcaGAAGTTGGAGATCCGGCAAGTTCAAGATTGTTGGAGGGAGGAGGAGATTCGACGATGATGACCAAGAGAAAGAGGTAGCAAATGGAGTCAAACTGCGAGTCCGCATGGCGATTGTGGATGAAGAAGCAGAAGCTGCTTGAAGACCTCATCAATGGAGGAGGAAGCATATGTTGAGATGGAAGCTTGAAACAACATCCTCAAAGCACAGACCATGGAACTTGCTAACCGGTTAAAGTTTATGAACTCCATTCTCAAGATTGTCGATGAGGTCGACGACAATGGTGAATCCTTCAAGATTCTACATATTATGGACCCTCTCTTCATAAGTTTATTGTTGATGTTCCTTCGAGgtctatttctttttaaaaaaaaatgagatatgtTTTAGAAGATGAAGGTTGAAGGGAGAAGAAGGTAGGTAAAGGGTTGGTGAATGACTCAGAAGAAAGTCTTCAATGTTtgacttatttattttctactttAATTAATTCTGCTAGTTTTTAACCgtcagaaaatttaaatttaattttgaaacaaatactGATGATTTTTGAGCCGACACAAATCacgttattaaatatttaatagacacatcattatttaattgatgataggaatttaaaataaaaattttcaaatatcaaaaaacagatacaaatttttttttatcaaaatcaaatataaaatttgagtaTATATTAagaatcaaaaacatatttaagtcttaaatttatgacacttttaattttctttttttacaagcAAAAATACCAGTATTACTCAAAATTACAAAGTTTCAACAATAACAATGGCCACATAGATATCATTCTTGACACCTTCATAAACACCGAATAATACAATACTCACATTTTTACTTCCACTTTGCTTACCAATGGGTTCACCAATTCCATTACACAATTGCTGTGAAGGTCATCTTAAATCATTGCTTCCAATAATGTATGACAAGAAGAAAACTAAAACTTGTCCCACCAAAATCTGTCGTACCTTTCTTAACTGCAAAGAAGTTCAGGCATACCGTTATACAGGTTATAAAACCAAcaataaaaagtatatttaaactCTTTTACATGTGAGCTTAGTCATAGGTCATAACCAAGAATGGAGCTTCACTGCCTCATCAACTTTCTCAATCTCTATTGTCTTTCCTTGAAAGATAGACCAATTCCTCACTAAACAAATAGACCACATCACGGCAAACCAAATGATACTCcacaaatttctgattttgcaATTGCAGCTAGCTAGTACatcacaaaattgaaaaagaaaatgtttctTACAATCCTTATCCATTGCTGAAGAAATACCAAACCACTTTAAGCCTTTCATCCACACTGTTGAAAATTTTCTGCACTCGAAGAAAATGTGAGAAGTGTTGTTTCTACATCACCACAACCGGCATAATCAGAACTATGTGACACTCACACTAGTATCCCCTCAAATCCTCCAATGAAAGAATTCTATtgtgagttttaaaaaataaaggatctaattgattttttttttaatattgcacCCTTCAGTTGGCCTATGGTAGGATTTTTTATCCTACCGAGTTGCTCACCTGATAATCGGTTGGTCTTTGATCTGTTAATCATCTTCCATTGAACTGTCctgttggaaataaatttgtatGTCCACGATCTAAGTCATAAtgtaatcaattctaattttaataataaggtattattttattttcattgtcatatttCACTATTTGATTAAATGGTCCATTTGATAATCTCCtcgattaaaattaaagacttgttattgtaatagagattatgataatgagaaacaagtttgttctaattttaatctaaattattcTTGATCATAAGATTATTGTAAATAAGATATCAATAATTCGAATAGATTAATATATTTGTGAtagtatttattggataaatattaatagatctcatttattaatttgtatatatagatgagtcacatgttgatgtgatcattgaactgactgaattgaaattttctaatggttaaaatttatcataaactgtcaatagaaaattctcaagaagaggtataattttgttttgaccTGAGATTGTTATAgtaattaacaagttatttgtTCTAATTTAATTCCGGACATCTAATGCTTTAGAGCAGTTGTTGAATAGATATTCGATATGATTAAATAactgtagaattaatgattaatcaagaaggaattCATCAACTCTTGATAATGAGTTTAAgttctatgaataaaattatatcctgaccaggaaaattaaatgaaagaagaaatgagtttcttaagtcattatgaGTTAACTCAAAAGGGTTTGAGAGTAATACTATACTCTAGGGTTAACCcgtaaagatgaaaaaaattattacacttctcttctaatggttcttgaaagtaaaatgtTACTTCATGTTATCTGGACGTTAAGAAGTGTTGCTAGATGTCTATcttgattagtatattaatttgattaatatattaccaGCTTAATATTGAACCTACGAGATCACACACAAACAAGTATTCTAATCtctgttaaagaaattattttagtatttgatgattaattaaattaaagaatttaatatgatcaaatgattaattgatttcaaaaaaggtggaatattattatatttttgctagcattaaaaatataaataatatgaaagatttggtaaaagaagagaaacaaacatctatgattttgtatttgataatttGGGTTGAAAATGTGGTTAGATAGAAGTTTGACCTGATTAATTATTATctcaattttaattgttaaatgattagcaataaaaggtaacaagaaataatatatcttaaaaaaggatactatcaataatgattttgatttgatcataaatttaatatctGTAGGATGCTATAAATAAGCATTGGGCTGCATGTTAAAAGAAATTCAATAtcacttttttattcttattttttcaattgTCAAAGTTGTTGACGATGGTATAAATACACGTAGAGTCTTCATactattgaaaaaaatttatgtttcaaGAACTCATcaacaaatacattttttaatatcatctatttataatataatttaaatataaaagattttttattatataatgtaTGTTTTTGAACACTCTTTTTCCTAAAAGGTCCATGATATGCAAGTCAAAGATTCCAAAATAAATGACAAAATGGGATACGAGAAACCATCCCGAAAATATCTAAGGCTGTTTGATGTTTGAGTAAGGTAAAACGCCCAATATAAGCCAACCTAGATCAAGTAGTAGACAAATTACACTTTCGCATTTAAATGCTTTTGGGTAAGATCTCTTAATTCTAGGTAAGACCAATCTACaagaacaaaagtaaaaaaacctattaaataattttaaaaaaaaaataatttaaccaactaaatattaaaacaaataaaataagagaggCCCCTGGTATTATCAACTCCACAacatgtacaaaaaaaaaaaaaaagtccacaACATGGTCCGTTTTTGCGGTGCTGTGTGGACCGGTGCCTATCCTCTCTCTGCCGTTGTGTGGCGCGCGCAACGAACTTGCAATTGCAAGTGGATGAATGACCGCAACGACAACGACACTTCCAAaacacattttttgttttcttcctcaAGTTTCCGAAAACCAAGTGGAATCGCCAATTCTGCAAAAAAAGAGAATGAGATTGCGTGCGACGACGTCGTTTTAGCACCGCCACCCATGACGACTAACTCCGATTCTTCTTCTGCTCCTCTCCACTGGAAGTTCTCCCAAGTACTCGGCCAGCGACTTCCCAACGAGCCTCTCCAAAACGGTTAGTCGTTTACTCAACTCATCACAAGTCTCTGCGTTTTGGTGCTTTCTATTGCCGTTCACGATCCAACTCGTTTCGTTTCGAGGATCTTGCTCAGACGACATCATAACCGCCGTTGCGTTCGAGAAACGCGGCGATTACCTCGCCGTCGGCGACCGAGGTGGGCGCGTTGTGATATTCGAACGCGACGATCGGAAAAAGAATGTGAGTATCGCGTCGCCACGCCGTTATTCGAAACgccgttttttttttctgaactcCGTTATGTTTTTCGTTGTTTGTTAGGCTAGGAATGACCGAAGAGAACTGGAGCAGCGGGATTTCGCGACTTCGCGGCATCCCGAATTTCGTTTCAAAACGGAATTTCAGAGCCACGAGCCCGAGGCATGTTCGTAATTAGTCGTTGGTTTAATTTCTGTGCACTGTTCTTTAAAACATTTACATtctcaaccaattaaaaatcatttttatatgtGAGAAAGTAAATATTTTGAACACTCTTAGAACATCTCTTCTATCATTCATCGGATACTTGTTGAagatattttgtattattttgagtttttttataggaataaatactattttgagtttattattagagtttaatttctatctattttcacacaaaaaattataatattagtcggtcaaaaattataaaagtatgaCTTTAAAAGTAGTCATCAAATCcgtaaaaatattatacatgacaatatattattgaattaaaatataaaaatatttatactattaatacataaactatttattcttattataaaatcaagttattatatataatatttgtaattaaatggtcgagttaaaaatgtttaaaatttttatttcattttttattcttatttttttctatatttttctttcatgccAACCATCTTAGTgtatctttttctctcttttcttcctatctttttctttatcaaataaaaaaaaattatacaaaactgatatttaaataagttttctcTAATCATTACAGTAGTTCAATTCTTTCACCACTActactattattataattattattattggtttaTGTAGTTTGATTACCTGAAGAGTGTGGAAATTGAAGAGAAGATTAACAAAGTAAGGTGGTGGATGTCCAACGACAGTTTGCAATTTATTCTTTCAACCAACGACAAAACAATTAAATTGTGGAAGGTTTGAACATGCCTTGTCATGTTttcatttctaattttaatagttCTGTACAATTTGCAAATTTGATTAAGGTGATTCTAACCTGTTTCACCTTGCGTTCCATATTTGAATAATATCTTATTGCTTTCTTTTTGTGTTCTGTGGTGCTTCTGGGGTAGGTTAAGGAACATAAGGTAAAACAAGTTAAAGAAATGGCCCCTCCTTTATGCTCAGAAAATATGCTTTTGGCTGAAAGAAGTTTCGTACCAGGGCTGGAAACCACGGCTAATGGCTATCATTTGGAATGGATAGAGAAGACACCTAAGAATCATTTGCTGCCTCAAGACATTGATGGCGAGGTTGGTTCTTGGGGAAATAGATAGCAGTGCTTGGGGAAAAAGATAGATTGTGTATAAATACATGATTGTTGGTTGATTTCTTTGTCATCAGATTGGTGGAATGGAAGACCCTATCCGTGCAAAGTGCCAAAAAGTGTATGCTTATGCTCACAGTTTCAATATTAACTCCATCTCAAATAATAGGTGCATTCTGCTTCCCTTTTATCCATGGATGCTTAACATCCTGTTCTCAGTCATGTGAAAACATAATAGGAGGATGCCTTCATTTTATTGGCATTGTtagttacaaaattaaataacagtGGCGTCATGATACCTCCGCAGTGATTATGAGACCTTCATCTCGGCAGATGACCTTAGAATCAATTTGTGGAATCTTGAAGTCAGTGATCAGTGTTTCAATATTATTGACATGAAGCCATCAAACATGGAGGATCTTACCGGTAACTTTGTTTATCCACAATCTTCGTGCATTCTAATTCTTGGATGCTCTCATTCATATTTACATCACTACGAATACTAATTCTGTCTAATGATTCCAAccaaaacaattaaatattttagatgTTGTAGAAGTAACAGATTGAAGATATTTTATCCGAGGAAGCAAGCTTTCCTAATGTGAGTAATTTATTCCTGCTCAAAAACTTAGAGCTTGTTTGGATACATGCTAAGAGCTTTTGAGAACTTCTCTATTGGAAAGATAAGTTTTACTGCTGGATCACTACTGTCGGGAGGCCTAGAATCAGGAAAAGAAGTGTTTATACTTGGAATTCTTTATCTACCCAGGTTTCACACAACCCTTGAAAACCAAGTTCTTGATCAAAtggttttcaaatgtaaattgaTTTCGATTGGGTAAGGAAATTATAGTTTAGGGgaagaaattataattaattgaaattacaAAGGATGGTATAAATAGGAAGAGTTGGTTAGAGATTCTCCAACCAATCTGATTATAATTCAAGCTAGTCGATTAGGGAGATACAAAACATGAGATAAGGCTTAGATTAGAAGAATTTGATCATATTCTTAGTTTCTGGaagaattatttaaaacaaaaaatcctaaCAACTATAACAGAAATATCATTTACCAACTTGGTATGAAAATGCATTAAACTCAACCAGATAGTTGATACCGTGGACTTATTAGATGAAAAACCCTATCCAAGATAGGCCCTTCTTCTTGTTGCTTTTAATCTAAACTTGTTCTAAACCAGTTGGACACTTTTAAGTTGTTgcctctctaattttttttttaatgcttacTAACGTTGTTATATATTGATTAGGCACCTGTTACTGTTCCTTTACCCCTTCTAGTTTGGATCATCTTCAATAAGTCTTTACTCATTTCATTTTCCTAAATGCAATATAGATATTCACTAACAAGGACAGTTTTTGCTTCTTTGTACTTTTTTGTCCATCAAATTGACAATGACTGTTGACTGTTTGCTGCAATTCTTCATGTTTGCCTTTCTGGTTATTTGCCAATGCGAAATTACACTTATGGTCTTGTTTCTCAATTTTGGAGGATCCATTGTTCTCCCCAAGTGGTATTTCATCAAATGATGAAATGAAAGCATTTCTGCTTCTATGCATAGGCTATATTTTGAATTCATCAGTATGATGCATTGATATTGCTTCTATAACCTATTGACTAAATTCTGTTAAGTCATTATTATGTCATCTATGTCATATGCATCATATGTGCTTGCCATGTTATTTTTGTTCTCGATTTGGTCTTTTAACTGatttattctattttgtttAGAGGTTATAACAGCAGCTGAATTTCATCCTTTGCATTGTAACCTCCTGGCATATAGCAGCTCACAAGGTTTTATTCGTCTATCTGATTTGCGACAGGCAGCAATATGTGACCATGCTTCTAGAATGTAAAATAGAACTCAACTCCCTCTTGAGT encodes the following:
- the LOC100795137 gene encoding serine/threonine protein phosphatase 2A 55 kDa regulatory subunit B beta isoform isoform X2, with protein sequence MVRFCGAVWTGAYPLSAVVWRAQRTCNCKWMNDRNDNDTSKTHFLFSSSSFRKPSGIANSAKKENEIACDDVVLAPPPMTTNSDSSSAPLHWKFSQVLGQRLPNEPLQNDDIITAVAFEKRGDYLAVGDRGGRVVIFERDDRKKNARNDRRELEQRDFATSRHPEFRFKTEFQSHEPEFDYLKSVEIEEKINKVRWWMSNDSLQFILSTNDKTIKLWKVKEHKVKQVKEMAPPLCSENMLLAERSFVPGLETTANGYHLEWIEKTPKNHLLPQDIDGEIGGMEDPIRAKCQKVYAYAHSFNINSISNNSDYETFISADDLRINLWNLEVSDQCFNIIDMKPSNMEDLTEVITAAEFHPLHCNLLAYSSSQGFIRLSDLRQAAICDHASRMFQHGESSGSKSFFTEITSSISDIKFLNDGQHLISRNYMNMKLWDMRMESSPVAIFKIHEHLRPKLQVPIVLCSCQSYIIMTAYLTNSSAALVVMDSILQLVLIAMSCGYSPRVLKGRKRSN
- the LOC100795137 gene encoding serine/threonine protein phosphatase 2A 55 kDa regulatory subunit B beta isoform isoform X1; amino-acid sequence: MVRFCGAVWTGAYPLSAVVWRAQRTCNCKWMNDRNDNDTSKTHFLFSSSSFRKPSGIANSAKKENEIACDDVVLAPPPMTTNSDSSSAPLHWKFSQVLGQRLPNEPLQNDDIITAVAFEKRGDYLAVGDRGGRVVIFERDDRKKNARNDRRELEQRDFATSRHPEFRFKTEFQSHEPEFDYLKSVEIEEKINKVRWWMSNDSLQFILSTNDKTIKLWKVKEHKVKQVKEMAPPLCSENMLLAERSFVPGLETTANGYHLEWIEKTPKNHLLPQDIDGEIGGMEDPIRAKCQKVYAYAHSFNINSISNNSDYETFISADDLRINLWNLEVSDQCFNIIDMKPSNMEDLTEVITAAEFHPLHCNLLAYSSSQGFIRLSDLRQAAICDHASRMFQHGESSGSKSFFTEITSSISDIKFLNDGQHLISRNYMNMKLWDMRMESSPVAIFKIHEHLRPKLPELYNNDCIFDKFECCFSGDGLHFATGSYSNVVRIFSPGSERKEEIKLEIRGNSHRKVIHQAKSRVRRPSLSNLIPREIYQHAHTDSESSRADFSCNLSSKLLHVAWHPTCNLVVCAAESSLVLYYA